In one window of Chryseobacterium sp. JV274 DNA:
- a CDS encoding TIGR02757 family protein has protein sequence MLKFEELRDFLNEKADQYNTPDFIENDPIQIPHRFSLKQDIEIAGFLAATISWGNRKSIINSADKMLDIMGNSPYDFVMNYSEKDLEDIQDKSIHRTFNGQDFSYFIKQFNRIYKENESLENLFEVKEPENNFLHAIERFRSGFLETEKHRSHKHISSPYKNSSAKRIIMFLRWMVRKDKRGVDFGIWENIDQKYLSIPLDVHTGNISRKLGLVSRTQNDWKTVEELDAAIRKFDETDPAKYDFALFGLGVTKELL, from the coding sequence ATGCTGAAATTTGAAGAACTCAGAGATTTTCTCAACGAAAAGGCAGATCAGTATAATACTCCCGATTTTATTGAAAATGATCCCATACAGATTCCTCATCGTTTTTCTTTAAAACAGGACATTGAAATTGCAGGATTTCTGGCAGCTACAATTTCCTGGGGGAACAGAAAGTCAATCATTAATTCTGCGGACAAGATGCTTGATATTATGGGAAATTCTCCCTATGATTTTGTGATGAATTATTCAGAAAAAGATCTGGAAGATATTCAGGATAAAAGCATTCACAGAACTTTCAATGGGCAGGATTTTTCCTATTTTATCAAACAGTTCAACAGGATTTATAAAGAAAATGAAAGCCTGGAAAATCTGTTTGAGGTAAAAGAACCGGAGAATAATTTTCTCCACGCCATAGAACGATTCAGGAGTGGATTTCTTGAAACAGAAAAACACAGAAGCCATAAACATATCAGCTCGCCTTACAAAAACTCTTCTGCCAAAAGGATTATTATGTTTTTAAGGTGGATGGTACGTAAAGATAAAAGAGGGGTAGATTTTGGAATCTGGGAAAATATAGATCAGAAATATCTTTCCATTCCTTTGGATGTGCATACCGGAAATATCTCCAGAAAACTGGGATTGGTTTCCAGAACACAAAATGACTGGAAAACAGTAGAAGAACTGGATGCTGCCATCAGGAAATTTGATGAAACAGATCCTGCAAAATATGATTTTGCCTTGTTTGGATTAGGCGTTACTAAAGAACTGTTGTAA
- a CDS encoding peptide chain release factor 3, with protein MSDLIKEIQKRKTFGIISHPDAGKTTLTEKLLLFGGAIQEAGAVKSNKIKKGATSDFMEIERQRGISVATSVLAFEYRDHKINILDTPGHKDFAEDTYRTLTAVDSVIVVIDVAKGVEEQTEKLVKVCRMRNIPMLVFINKLDREGKDAFDLLDEVEQKLGLTVCPLSLPIGMGSDFQGIYNIWEDNIQLFLEEKKQKVGDSIKFDDINDTSIDEVIGEKAAKTLREELDLIQSVYPEFNRDDYMKGDLQPVFFGSALNNFGVRELLDAFIDIAPMPQPKESDTRLVKPEESTFTGFVFKIHANMDPKHRDRLAFVKIVSGTFKRNENYLLVREGKKMKFSSPNAFFADKKEVVEESFPGDIVGLHDTGSFRIGDTLTGGEKLSFKGIPSFSPEHFRYINNNDPLKAKQLAKGIDQLMDEGVAQLFTLEMNNRKIIGTVGALQYEVIQYRLEHEYGAKCTYEPLSMHKACWVEADEKSEEFKEFARLKQRFLARDKYNQLVFLADSSFTIHMTQEKFPNVKLHFISEFQEH; from the coding sequence ATGTCAGACTTAATCAAAGAAATACAAAAAAGAAAGACCTTCGGGATCATTTCCCACCCGGATGCCGGAAAAACAACTCTTACGGAAAAGCTACTTCTTTTCGGGGGTGCTATTCAGGAAGCGGGTGCGGTAAAATCCAACAAAATAAAAAAAGGAGCTACCTCCGACTTTATGGAAATTGAAAGACAGAGAGGGATCTCTGTAGCGACTTCCGTATTGGCTTTTGAATATAGAGACCACAAAATCAACATTCTCGATACTCCCGGTCACAAAGACTTCGCAGAGGATACTTACAGAACATTAACTGCTGTAGACTCAGTAATCGTTGTGATCGACGTTGCAAAAGGAGTTGAAGAACAGACTGAGAAACTCGTTAAGGTTTGCAGAATGAGAAACATTCCTATGTTGGTTTTCATCAATAAACTAGACCGTGAGGGTAAAGATGCTTTCGATTTGTTGGATGAAGTAGAACAAAAATTAGGATTAACGGTTTGCCCGCTTTCTTTACCAATTGGTATGGGAAGTGACTTCCAGGGAATTTATAATATCTGGGAAGACAACATTCAGTTATTTCTGGAAGAGAAAAAACAGAAAGTTGGAGATTCTATCAAGTTTGATGACATCAATGATACTTCTATAGATGAGGTAATTGGTGAAAAAGCAGCAAAAACTTTAAGAGAAGAACTTGACCTTATTCAGTCTGTTTACCCAGAGTTTAACCGTGATGATTATATGAAAGGTGATCTTCAGCCTGTATTCTTCGGTTCAGCTTTAAATAACTTTGGGGTTCGTGAATTACTGGATGCTTTCATTGATATTGCACCAATGCCACAGCCAAAAGAAAGTGATACCCGTCTGGTAAAGCCTGAAGAAAGCACTTTCACAGGATTCGTTTTCAAAATCCATGCGAATATGGATCCTAAACACAGAGACAGACTTGCTTTCGTAAAGATTGTTTCAGGAACATTCAAGAGAAACGAAAATTATTTGTTGGTAAGAGAAGGTAAAAAAATGAAGTTTTCTTCTCCCAACGCATTCTTTGCTGATAAAAAAGAAGTAGTGGAAGAAAGTTTCCCTGGGGATATTGTTGGTTTACATGATACCGGAAGTTTCAGAATCGGAGATACATTAACCGGTGGAGAAAAATTAAGTTTCAAAGGCATTCCTAGCTTCTCTCCTGAACATTTCCGTTATATCAACAACAATGACCCATTAAAAGCCAAACAACTGGCAAAAGGTATTGATCAGCTGATGGATGAAGGGGTTGCACAGCTATTTACACTTGAGATGAATAACAGAAAGATCATCGGAACAGTGGGAGCTCTTCAGTATGAGGTTATCCAATACCGTCTGGAGCATGAATATGGTGCAAAATGTACGTATGAACCTCTATCCATGCACAAAGCATGTTGGGTAGAAGCTGATGAAAAGTCTGAAGAGTTCAAAGAATTTGCAAGATTAAAGCAGAGATTCCTGGCAAGAGATAAATACAATCAATTAGTATTCTTGGCAGATTCTTCTTTCACAATTCATATGACGCAGGAAAAATTCCCAAATGTGAAATTACATTTCATTAGTGAATTTCAGGAACATTAA
- a CDS encoding choice-of-anchor L domain-containing protein: MLIYRLKNYFFLFSFLLISVSAFSQSRPVRKSEKIKPSAASLRAGAFIDVNVPPYTPSNYTPEQLVKNILINGGTNCTTANVTNVTVSPNHDVTNNNRFWGYFHKGTTSFPFTDGIVLTTGYASEAGNNYVAAVGQSVGTGSDADLVAATGANVSLTDAVALEFDFVPNSNQVKFNYIFVSDEYTSNYPCTGYSDAFALLLKKVGDPTYTNLAILPGGAGPVSATNIVPAGNGFSCGPINATYFGALANPHLVINYFGRTTPLTAVADVIPGQTYHFKMVLADAKDPSHDSAVFLEGGSFDVGIKIVDEAGAVLPGSINMCDNTPKQLKAQVAAIPGMTYQWYKDGVAIPGATSAIYIATQPGVYTVKVMVPGNQCPSEATITIVGGTSPTVQNAELKLCTTPSLSTFNLETAKPLISTTQGAVFRFYANQADAQAQNNSYITNLTTYSGTDGQILYVLVSNGAFCSKIATLTLRKEETPTALITAPRLKICAGESVLLTATGGVTYQWSDSAATTGGIRTVSPTQTTTYTVYAIGAQGCKSLQPARITIEVVPAIVSNLKGGHICQGDKIILDAGSGPGYSYQWSNGETGQSITVSTPGEYSVMISNGVCSKEFKTQVIKAVIPEVIKVDYNDNGTMIVTASNPSNGILEYSVDNGVTWQASNVFNNVPKNKVISIRVRVKFTSCVGFLEFFTFVMKNVITPNGDNINDIIDFSGVVNYKDFSGQVFDRYGREVFKAAKINPYWDGYFQGKKLPTSTYWYQITFEDPASKEVTVKTGWILLKNIE, from the coding sequence ATGTTAATCTATAGACTAAAAAACTATTTTTTCCTTTTTTCTTTTTTATTGATTTCAGTTTCTGCATTTTCTCAATCGAGACCAGTCAGAAAATCAGAAAAGATAAAGCCTTCTGCTGCCAGTCTTAGGGCTGGAGCATTCATTGATGTGAATGTACCTCCTTACACCCCTTCAAACTATACACCCGAGCAATTGGTGAAGAATATTTTGATCAATGGTGGTACCAATTGTACAACAGCCAATGTGACCAATGTTACAGTATCTCCTAATCATGATGTGACTAATAACAACAGATTTTGGGGATATTTTCATAAAGGTACAACAAGTTTTCCTTTCACTGATGGTATTGTTCTGACTACAGGATATGCTTCGGAAGCAGGTAATAACTATGTGGCAGCTGTGGGACAATCAGTAGGAACAGGAAGTGATGCTGATCTTGTGGCAGCTACCGGAGCTAATGTTAGCTTAACGGATGCTGTAGCACTTGAATTTGATTTTGTACCCAATTCCAATCAGGTAAAATTTAATTATATATTCGTTTCTGATGAATATACTTCCAACTATCCTTGTACGGGATATTCTGATGCTTTTGCGCTATTATTAAAGAAAGTTGGAGATCCTACCTATACTAATCTTGCCATATTACCGGGAGGTGCAGGACCTGTAAGTGCAACCAATATTGTTCCTGCTGGAAATGGATTCAGTTGTGGTCCTATCAATGCAACTTATTTTGGAGCTTTGGCGAATCCGCATCTGGTTATTAATTATTTTGGGAGAACAACTCCTTTAACAGCCGTGGCAGATGTAATTCCTGGACAGACCTATCACTTTAAAATGGTATTGGCAGATGCAAAGGATCCTTCTCATGACTCTGCTGTTTTCTTGGAAGGTGGATCTTTTGATGTCGGAATTAAAATTGTAGATGAAGCCGGAGCAGTTTTGCCAGGCAGCATTAATATGTGTGACAATACACCAAAGCAATTGAAAGCTCAGGTAGCAGCCATTCCGGGAATGACGTATCAGTGGTATAAAGATGGAGTTGCCATTCCGGGAGCAACCAGCGCCATTTATATTGCTACCCAACCAGGAGTATATACTGTAAAAGTAATGGTTCCGGGCAATCAGTGTCCTAGTGAAGCAACTATTACCATTGTTGGAGGAACGAGCCCTACGGTACAGAATGCTGAACTTAAGCTTTGTACAACACCTTCGCTCAGTACCTTTAATTTAGAAACAGCAAAACCTCTCATCAGTACAACGCAGGGAGCGGTATTCCGTTTTTATGCCAATCAGGCTGATGCACAGGCTCAAAATAATAGTTACATTACCAATCTGACAACCTACAGCGGAACAGATGGACAGATATTATATGTACTGGTTTCCAATGGAGCTTTCTGTAGTAAAATTGCAACCTTAACCTTAAGAAAAGAAGAAACCCCAACAGCATTAATTACAGCTCCTAGATTAAAAATCTGTGCGGGTGAATCTGTATTATTAACAGCTACCGGTGGAGTGACCTACCAGTGGAGCGATTCTGCAGCTACTACTGGCGGAATAAGAACTGTAAGCCCTACCCAGACAACAACGTATACCGTATATGCTATAGGAGCACAGGGATGTAAATCTCTTCAGCCGGCACGTATTACAATAGAAGTAGTACCAGCTATTGTTTCAAACTTAAAAGGAGGACATATCTGCCAGGGAGATAAAATAATCCTGGATGCAGGTTCAGGACCTGGATACAGCTATCAGTGGAGTAATGGTGAAACAGGTCAGAGTATTACTGTATCTACTCCGGGAGAATATTCAGTAATGATAAGCAATGGGGTATGTTCAAAAGAATTTAAAACACAAGTTATTAAAGCAGTGATTCCTGAAGTAATAAAAGTGGATTATAATGATAATGGAACAATGATTGTTACAGCAAGTAATCCAAGTAATGGTATTCTGGAATATTCAGTGGATAACGGAGTTACATGGCAGGCTTCAAATGTATTTAACAATGTCCCTAAAAATAAAGTCATTTCAATCAGGGTGAGAGTTAAATTTACAAGCTGCGTAGGTTTCCTTGAATTCTTTACATTCGTTATGAAAAATGTAATTACTCCAAATGGGGATAATATTAATGATATTATAGATTTCAGCGGAGTGGTCAACTATAAAGATTTCAGCGGACAGGTTTTTGACCGATACGGAAGAGAAGTCTTCAAAGCAGCGAAGATCAATCCATATTGGGATGGATATTTCCAGGGGAAAAAGCTTCCTACCTCCACATACTGGTATCAGATAACCTTTGAAGATCCTGCGAGTAAAGAAGTTACGGTGAAAACAGGATGGATATTACTTAAAAATATAGAATAA
- a CDS encoding acyl-CoA dehydrogenase family protein: MDFNLSEEQLMIQQAARDFAQNELLPGVIERDRDQKFPAEQVKKMGEMGLLGMMVDPQYGGAGMDSVSYVLAMEEIAKVDASAAVVMSVNNSLVCAGLEKFASEEQKVKYLTPLASGQVIGAFALSEPEAGSDATSQKTTAEDKGDYYLLNGIKNWITNGGTATYYIVIAQTDPEKKHKGINAFIVERGWEGFEIGLKEDKLGIRGSDTHSLIFNNVKVPKENRIGADGFGFNFAMAVLNGGRIGIASQALGIASGAYELALKYAKTRKAFKTEIINHQAIAFKLADMATQITAARMLCFKAACEKDAGKDISESGAMAKLYSSQVAMDTTIEAVQIHGGYGYVKEYHVERLMRDAKITQIYEGTSEIQKIVISRSIAK, from the coding sequence ATGGACTTTAATTTATCGGAAGAACAGCTGATGATTCAGCAGGCAGCAAGAGATTTTGCACAAAATGAACTATTACCTGGAGTGATTGAAAGAGACCGTGACCAGAAATTTCCTGCAGAACAGGTGAAGAAAATGGGAGAAATGGGACTTTTAGGAATGATGGTAGATCCACAATACGGCGGTGCAGGTATGGACAGCGTTTCTTATGTGCTGGCAATGGAGGAGATTGCAAAAGTGGATGCTTCTGCAGCTGTTGTAATGTCTGTAAACAACTCATTAGTTTGTGCCGGTCTTGAAAAATTTGCTTCTGAAGAACAGAAAGTAAAATATCTTACTCCACTGGCTAGCGGACAGGTAATTGGAGCTTTTGCATTATCTGAGCCTGAAGCTGGTTCTGATGCAACTTCTCAGAAAACAACTGCTGAAGACAAAGGAGATTACTATCTTTTAAATGGTATCAAAAACTGGATCACCAATGGTGGAACGGCTACATATTATATCGTAATTGCGCAGACAGATCCTGAGAAAAAGCACAAAGGAATCAATGCTTTCATCGTAGAAAGAGGATGGGAAGGATTTGAAATCGGATTAAAAGAAGACAAATTAGGAATCAGAGGAAGTGATACTCACTCTTTGATCTTTAATAACGTAAAAGTTCCAAAAGAAAACAGAATTGGTGCTGACGGGTTCGGGTTCAACTTTGCTATGGCAGTATTGAACGGAGGAAGAATTGGTATTGCTTCTCAGGCGTTAGGTATTGCTTCAGGTGCTTACGAACTGGCATTGAAATATGCTAAAACAAGAAAAGCTTTCAAAACTGAGATCATCAACCACCAGGCTATTGCATTCAAATTGGCTGATATGGCTACGCAGATCACTGCTGCAAGAATGTTATGTTTCAAAGCTGCTTGTGAGAAAGATGCAGGAAAAGATATCTCTGAAAGCGGAGCTATGGCAAAATTATACTCTTCTCAGGTAGCAATGGATACTACTATTGAAGCGGTACAGATCCATGGTGGATACGGATACGTGAAAGAATACCACGTAGAAAGATTAATGAGAGATGCTAAAATCACTCAGATCTACGAAGGAACTTCTGAAATTCAGAAAATCGTGATCTCAAGAAGTATCGCAAAATAA
- a CDS encoding ribonuclease Z: MSTYLTILGFNSAIPTINTSPTAQLLEMEERLFLIDCGEGTQVQLRKAKARFSKINHIFISHLHGDHCFGLPGLIASFRLLGRDTPLHVYGPKGIKKMLETIFQITETHRGFEVVYHELDKDYSEKIYEDNRVEVYTIPLDHRIYCNGYLFKEKPKDRHLNMKEIAKYNEIETCDYHNIKAGKDFVLSDGYVLKNEILTLEPVPPVSYAFCSDTRYLESVIPIIKNATVLYHESTFLHDLKEMADYTGHTTALEAATIAQKAQVEKLILGHFSNRYGDLTVFTDEARNIFPNTFLPKALESVKI, translated from the coding sequence TTGAGTACTTATTTAACAATATTAGGTTTCAATTCAGCGATTCCGACCATCAATACATCACCCACAGCCCAGCTGCTGGAAATGGAAGAAAGACTCTTCCTTATTGATTGTGGAGAAGGAACACAGGTACAGCTGAGAAAAGCAAAAGCAAGATTTTCAAAAATCAATCATATTTTTATCTCTCATCTTCATGGAGATCACTGTTTTGGGCTTCCGGGACTTATTGCCTCTTTCCGTCTTTTAGGAAGAGATACTCCGCTGCATGTCTATGGCCCGAAAGGGATTAAGAAGATGCTGGAAACTATTTTTCAGATTACGGAAACGCACCGCGGCTTTGAGGTAGTCTATCATGAACTGGATAAAGATTATTCTGAAAAAATATATGAAGACAACAGAGTAGAAGTATATACCATTCCATTGGATCACAGAATTTACTGTAATGGTTACCTTTTTAAGGAAAAGCCAAAAGACAGGCATCTTAATATGAAGGAAATTGCGAAATACAACGAGATTGAAACCTGTGATTATCATAATATAAAAGCAGGGAAAGATTTTGTACTGAGCGATGGATATGTGCTAAAAAACGAAATTCTGACTCTTGAGCCTGTTCCGCCGGTATCTTATGCATTTTGCAGTGATACCCGTTACCTTGAAAGTGTTATTCCGATTATTAAAAATGCAACGGTTCTCTACCATGAATCTACATTTTTACATGATTTGAAGGAAATGGCTGATTATACAGGGCATACTACGGCATTAGAAGCAGCAACGATTGCTCAGAAAGCGCAGGTTGAAAAATTGATCTTAGGACATTTTTCCAACAGATATGGTGATCTGACTGTATTTACCGATGAAGCAAGAAATATTTTCCCCAATACATTTTTACCAAAAGCATTGGAAAGTGTAAAGATTTAA
- the rdgB gene encoding RdgB/HAM1 family non-canonical purine NTP pyrophosphatase, producing MELLVATHNEHKKEEIQQILGSDCVVKSLTDYNIHEEIVEDGDSFHANALIKAKYCFEKTGVPSLGDDSGLVVESLDGRPGIFSARYAGDHDFAKNIEKVLEEMQGIENRKAYFVTVLCYYDEKGAQYFEGRVHGNLLTENKGFKGFGYDPIFIPAGHDRTFAEMNPEDKNKISHRKQALDLFMDFLKVTD from the coding sequence ATGGAATTATTAGTAGCCACACACAACGAACATAAAAAAGAAGAAATTCAACAGATCCTGGGAAGTGACTGCGTTGTGAAAAGTCTTACCGATTATAATATTCACGAAGAAATTGTGGAAGATGGAGATTCCTTTCATGCCAATGCCCTGATCAAGGCAAAATACTGCTTTGAAAAAACAGGTGTTCCAAGTTTAGGAGATGACAGCGGTCTGGTAGTGGAATCTTTGGATGGAAGACCGGGAATTTTCTCTGCCCGCTATGCCGGAGATCACGATTTTGCGAAAAATATTGAAAAGGTGCTGGAAGAAATGCAGGGAATAGAAAACAGAAAAGCTTATTTTGTTACCGTTCTGTGCTACTATGATGAAAAAGGAGCTCAGTATTTTGAAGGTAGAGTACATGGAAATTTACTGACAGAAAATAAAGGTTTTAAAGGCTTCGGATATGATCCTATTTTTATTCCGGCGGGTCATGACAGAACCTTTGCAGAGATGAATCCGGAAGATAAAAACAAAATCAGCCACCGCAAGCAGGCTTTAGATTTATTTATGGATTTTTTAAAAGTGACTGATTAA
- a CDS encoding CPBP family intramembrane glutamic endopeptidase, producing MENSKYPKFTFTWFGGVVLVVGLFVGTMAVSLFSTFWKVVFRENIELKDWFLMVANSVGFLTAIAFFDFFIVRRTTQKKLNFNLSSVNFSTYLLIFPMMAGMMFISEFIAAQIPTTGPFFGDFYEYFTQLMSQLTDNPVVMIIMTVIMAPIFEEIIFRGIIQKGLVNKGVEPWKAILYASIIFGVVHGNPWQFISAVMLGCVLGLVYHKTKSLLMPILLHAFNNLTLSLLVLYGKDESFSKVLHVSEWLVLAVGIVLFSLFYYLFMKKYKVHYAEM from the coding sequence ATGGAAAATAGCAAATATCCGAAGTTTACGTTCACATGGTTTGGCGGTGTTGTTTTGGTGGTTGGATTATTCGTAGGAACAATGGCTGTTTCTTTATTCAGTACTTTTTGGAAAGTTGTTTTCAGGGAAAATATTGAGCTTAAAGACTGGTTTCTTATGGTTGCGAATTCTGTAGGATTCCTTACGGCTATTGCCTTTTTTGATTTTTTCATTGTAAGACGTACCACCCAAAAGAAGCTTAACTTCAATTTATCATCCGTTAATTTCTCTACCTATCTTCTTATTTTTCCAATGATGGCGGGAATGATGTTTATTTCAGAATTTATTGCCGCTCAGATTCCTACTACAGGACCTTTTTTTGGTGATTTTTATGAATATTTTACTCAGTTGATGAGCCAGCTTACTGATAATCCTGTTGTAATGATTATCATGACGGTGATTATGGCTCCCATTTTTGAGGAAATTATATTCAGAGGAATTATCCAGAAAGGATTGGTTAATAAAGGAGTAGAACCATGGAAAGCAATTTTGTATGCTTCCATTATTTTTGGAGTGGTTCACGGAAATCCATGGCAGTTTATCAGCGCAGTGATGCTGGGCTGTGTGCTGGGATTGGTATACCATAAAACAAAATCTTTACTGATGCCCATACTGTTGCATGCGTTTAATAATTTAACCCTTTCGCTGTTGGTACTTTATGGTAAAGATGAAAGTTTTTCAAAAGTTCTTCATGTTTCAGAATGGCTTGTACTGGCCGTAGGAATTGTACTTTTCTCTTTATTCTATTATCTTTTTATGAAAAAGTATAAAGTACATTATGCTGAAATGTAA
- a CDS encoding DUF1003 domain-containing protein, with translation MKKYNEKTEVLEKIADSITSWIGSIQSLIVHTLLFLTSFVLPMLHIVDFDKMLLILTTVLSLEAIYLAIFIQMSVNKSHEKIEDIQVDIEEISEDIEDIQEDIEEISEDIEEISEDIEEINEDIEDIQEDIEEINEEEEEEDHNERAKNVILRSNVNSNKNEIKALKDIISQLKNEIEQLKKEE, from the coding sequence ATGAAAAAATATAACGAAAAAACAGAAGTTCTTGAAAAAATAGCAGACAGTATTACATCATGGATAGGGTCTATTCAGTCTCTGATTGTACATACTCTATTGTTTCTTACTTCGTTTGTGCTTCCGATGCTGCATATCGTAGATTTTGATAAGATGCTTCTGATTCTTACTACAGTGCTTTCTCTGGAAGCTATTTATCTGGCTATTTTTATCCAGATGTCGGTTAATAAAAGTCACGAGAAAATTGAAGATATCCAGGTGGATATTGAAGAGATCAGTGAAGATATTGAAGACATTCAGGAGGATATCGAAGAAATCAGTGAGGATATTGAAGAGATCAGCGAAGACATTGAAGAGATTAATGAGGATATAGAAGATATTCAGGAAGATATTGAAGAGATTAATGAAGAAGAGGAAGAAGAAGATCACAATGAAAGAGCAAAAAATGTAATATTGAGGAGTAATGTCAACTCTAATAAGAATGAAATAAAAGCTTTAAAAGATATTATCTCTCAGTTGAAAAATGAAATTGAGCAATTGAAAAAAGAAGAATAG